TTCGGCAAAGCGCGCGCTGATCGCGCTGAACATCTGCTTGCCCACCACACCGCCCACGGCTGCGCCGATGGCCAGCGGGGTGCCCACCTTCAGATCGACCCTGCTGTCGCCCGCCCGCATGGACTTGGTGACCGAATAGCAGCTCATAGCCAGCACCGTGCAGCCGGACAAAAAGCTCACGGTGGCCACGCTGTCCAAATGAAACAGGTCCAGCGTGGGCTTGATGATCACCCCGCCGCCAATGCCGCAGATCGCCCCTGCAACGCTGGCTAACAGGCTGATGATAAAATATGCGAGTACCTGCATCGGCCCCGCCTCCCCTCTTTATGGTACGCTTGCCCGCCTCAAGCCAATGGCCCGGGCGTTAAAGCAGCGGTTGCCGGGCCCAGAGGGCCCGGCAATTTTTTGCTTTTTCAGCAGCAGCCGCAGGGGTGGTTGCCGTATTCGTCCATGCAGTCCTCCGCGGGGTTTTTCATGCACAGATGAACCGCGGCCAGCTTGAAGGTCTGGGGCAGCGCCAGGATGTTCGGCGCGTCGCCCACAAACTTTTTCTTGGCGTCGGCCAGAGCCTCCTCAAAGGTCGCGCGGGTCTTCAGGCCCATGCTGCGGGCAATGCCCGGTTCCTCGGCGCCCACAATGTAAATGGAGCTGGTGTTCATCTCGGCGATATGGCCGCAGCTCATCATGGAAAAACCGTGGAACGGATGGAACGCATTGGCAAACCGGTATTTGCGGATGTATTCCTCATTGGTGGCATAATACTCGCCCAGCCGGTTCATATCCGGCAGGATATTCATGTGATCGTGCTGGAACTCCTCCCACTCCTCGCGCAGGTAGGGCCACAGCTCATCGTGGAAATAGCCGTTGCAGATGGAGGAACAGATGATCACACACCTGTCGCTCATCACCCGCTTAAAGCGCAGCACCTGGGCCGAGAGCGCCTGCATCATCATGATGGGGTTGGTGCCCATGCCGTCGCCGTAGTGGAATTTCTGGGGCATGCCGAACACCAGCACGTCGTACTTTTTTTCGGCCCAATGCACATAGGTGCGCTTGTCGGCCAGCTTCCAGCTCTCGGGCATCATTTCGGCCGCATAACCGGAATAAATGGCGATCTGGCGGCTGTTGGTATCCAGCACGGCGTCGCAGCAGAAGAAAGGGTGCCCCATCTTTTCTTCCATCAGCATGCCGATCTCATTGAACTTGCTGCGCATCAGGCTGCCGCCGTTCACGGGGGTGAAGTCCGGCCGGTGCATGACCTCGGGCACATGGTGGCTGGCAATGCTGCGCCAGTTGGTAATGCCGGTGGCGCAGTGCTTGTAGCCCCCGGAATACCCGCCGTAAGGGTTCCCCTGCACATGGCCGATCAGGATGGGCAGGTCGGCCTCGAACACGGTCCTGTTCATGCACACCGGGTCGCCGCGCCTGGTGGTGCCCAGATCGATCATGTTGTCCGGGTCCTCCGAGTCGTGGCTGGTCATCTGGTGGGTGGGCCAGAATTCACCAAACAGCTCGTCGCCGAAAATGGCGCGGTAATCCTCCGGCTTTGCGCGGGGGTGCAGGCCATTGGAAATGATAAAGCGCACATCCTCTTTTTTCACGCCCGCGGCGTACAGCTCGCGCAGGATGTATTTGATCGAGAGCTTGCGGTGGCTGGTGGCCTGTTCGCCGCCCTTGACCCGGTCGGGCACAATGAACGCCACCTTGGCCCCGGGGAATGCCAGCTCGCTCAGCGGTTTCATGCCGATGGGGCGGCGCAGGCTTTCCAGGTAAGCTTGTTCCAGTTTGTCCTCGGGGATATAGGCCGGGTCGGCCACGGTGGTGCCCGGAATGAACACATCGGTGTTCGCCGGCAGTTCAGCGCTCAAAAGGCCCTGGCCATACTCAAAATCCAGTTTCATGGGTGGTTCCTCCTTTTCTCTCGGCCGGCGCGGCTTTTGGGCCGCGCTGGCTTGTCACTTGCCCAGGTACAGGCGGATGATCTCCAGGTATTCCTCGGGGTAAAAACCGATCTCGCCGGCAAACCGGGTCAGGGCGATCAGGCCGCCGTCGATCTCGGGGATGGAGGCCAGCATTTCGGCGTTGTCGGTTTTCAGGCCGCCGCCGTACGCCACCGGCAGCCCGCCCGTGCGCTCTTTCACAAAACGTGCGATCTTTTGGATGTAGGGCCGGTCGGCCGGGGTCTTGCCGGGGCCGATACTCCAGATCGGCTCGTAGGCAATGGCCACCTGGGCCTTGTCCGCCCCTGCAAGGCCGACGTCCAACTGTTCGCCCAGCACCTCCTGCCAGCGCTCCTGCTCCTCACTCTTTTCGCCGATGCAGTACAGCACCTTCAGGCCCTGGGCCACAGCGGCCCGGATCTCCTGGTTCAGCAGCCGGTTTACCGCCGCGGTGTCGGTAACGCCCGCCTCGGCCAGAACGCCGTTTTTGTCGGCCCGCTCCTCGCAATGGCCCACCAGCACCCAGCCGCAGCCCATTGCCTTGGCAATGGAGGCCGGGCGGTTGGTTGTGAACGCGCCAAAGTTGCCGCCCACCGCTGTGTCGGCGCGGTACACGCCCTGGCAGCCCAGCTGCACCGGGCTGTTCTCACACAGGGCGGCCCCCGCGCTTAAAAGGTGCGCCTCGGGGAAGTACTGCACAAACTCCACCTCGGCCGGGTCATATTGCCTGAGGTCCTGCTGGGTGCTTTCCACGATTGCGCGCCCCCAGCCTTCCACCGGGGCCAGCCGGTTCACCCCGCCGTACTGGGGGGGAACGTCGAAGCGTTTCAGGTTCAAAAAGATGTATTTCATGCGGCACTCTCCTTTTTTGTTGGGGTTGCAACACACAGCGATTCCCGCGGCCGGAACGGGCTTCCGGCCGCGGGCGCCGCTTTTTTCTTCAGATTCCGGCTTTGCGGTAGCGCTCGGCCATCTCCGCCAAAGTCACGCGCTCCACCAGGGGGGCCTTGCCCACGCTGCCGAACTCCACAATCAGGGTTCCCACCACTTCCTTGACACCCCGCTCGATGCAATCCACAATGGCTGCCACATCCGCGTCGGGCACGCTTCCATACATCACGGTATCCATGATGGGGGGAAGGAAGGCCCGCGGGTCAAAAGCGCTCCTTTTTTCTTCCAGCAGTTTGTAAATGCCTCCCACCGACGGGCTGCTCTGCAGCTCGGGCCGGCTGCTGAACAGCTCTTTCATATTTCGGGTCACGGCCAGCCGGATATCAGTGTCCACATTGATCTTGCCGATGCCGCACCCCGCCGCCTCTTTCAGCTGAGCCAGCTCGATGCCGTAGGCGTTCTGGATGTCGCCCCCCAGGGCGTTGATCTCCTTTACGATATACTGGGGCACGGTGGAGGAGCCATGGCTCACCAGCACACAGAACAGCCCCTCGTGGCGCAGGCACTCCTTGGTTGCGATAGCGATTTCCTTGCGAAGCTTCGCTCCCTTGCCCTTATTGGCGCCATGCATGGTGCCGTAGCTGATGGCCAGCGCGTCCACCTTGGTCTTTTTCACAAACTCCACCGCGTCCAAGGGGTTTGTATAGGTGGAGCCGGCGCTGAACACATGGTCCTCCACGCCTGCCAGCACCCCCAGCTCGGCCTCCACGGTCACGCCGCGCTCGTGGGCGTATTTGACCACCTCGCGGGTGAGCTCGATGTTTTCTTCAAAAGGCAGCGACGAACCGTCGATCATCACGCTGGTGTAGCCGCCCGCAATGGCCGCTTTGCAGGATTCAAAATTGCGGCCGTGATCCAGGTGCAGCGCCACCGGGATGGGGCTGGCCTCACCATACTTCTTTACCGCGGCGCCAATGTTTGCGGCGCCCTTGATCTTATCTTCCAGCGTGGCATTCATAAAATCGGTGCGGCCGCCCATAAAGCCGTTCGCCAGGTCCGCCCCCTGCAAAATGGCGGGCGAACGGAACATCTCGTGCACCTCGATGGCCGCTTTTGCCTGGGCTACGGCGTTCACGTTGAACGCGCCCTGGGCGTATCCATATTTGTCGGTGGCTTCCAAAATCGCGCGCAAAGGTACCAGCATTGTTGTTTCCTCTCTTTTCTGTTCATTTGCCGCGCCGGGCGCAAAGAGCCCCGGCGGGCTTATCCCACACCGTCTGCGCGCCGTTTCCTGTGTTTAGGATAGCGCAAAACGGCGGCGGTTACAAGGGGTTTTGGCAAAACAGCTACACGTGTGTACATTTTCGTCCTTTTGCACAAATCACTGTTCGGGCCGGGGCGGCACGCATTCCAGCACCGCAAGCTCCCCCTGCGGCACAAGGGCGTACTCTTTTACCCCGTGGGGCACGAACACCTCGGTGCCCTGCCGCAGCGGCAAACGTTCGCCCCCGCCCTCCAGCCAGCCGCAGCCGCGCTCCACCAGCAGAACCCGGAAGGGGTCGTTCCGGCGGCGGCAGCGCCCGGTGCACACAAGCCGCACAAGCCCAAAATAGGGCGTTTTTTCCGGCCCCACCAGCACCTGCGCTTCTCCTCCCGGCAGCATCCGGGCTTCCGGCCGCAAAAAACAACGCTCCCGTACCGTGCCGGCGGGCAGCGCCCAGGAAAAATCAAAACAGTCCAGCAGCGCGTCCATGCCCGCGCCGGAGTGCAGGCTCTCGGGGGGCAGCTCGCTGCCGTCCGGCCGGATGCGTTCGGCCCGCA
This window of the Oscillospiraceae bacterium genome carries:
- a CDS encoding triose-phosphate isomerase; this translates as MKYIFLNLKRFDVPPQYGGVNRLAPVEGWGRAIVESTQQDLRQYDPAEVEFVQYFPEAHLLSAGAALCENSPVQLGCQGVYRADTAVGGNFGAFTTNRPASIAKAMGCGWVLVGHCEERADKNGVLAEAGVTDTAAVNRLLNQEIRAAVAQGLKVLYCIGEKSEEQERWQEVLGEQLDVGLAGADKAQVAIAYEPIWSIGPGKTPADRPYIQKIARFVKERTGGLPVAYGGGLKTDNAEMLASIPEIDGGLIALTRFAGEIGFYPEEYLEIIRLYLGK
- the fba gene encoding fructose-1,6-bisphosphate aldolase, class II, which translates into the protein MLVPLRAILEATDKYGYAQGAFNVNAVAQAKAAIEVHEMFRSPAILQGADLANGFMGGRTDFMNATLEDKIKGAANIGAAVKKYGEASPIPVALHLDHGRNFESCKAAIAGGYTSVMIDGSSLPFEENIELTREVVKYAHERGVTVEAELGVLAGVEDHVFSAGSTYTNPLDAVEFVKKTKVDALAISYGTMHGANKGKGAKLRKEIAIATKECLRHEGLFCVLVSHGSSTVPQYIVKEINALGGDIQNAYGIELAQLKEAAGCGIGKINVDTDIRLAVTRNMKELFSSRPELQSSPSVGGIYKLLEEKRSAFDPRAFLPPIMDTVMYGSVPDADVAAIVDCIERGVKEVVGTLIVEFGSVGKAPLVERVTLAEMAERYRKAGI